The following is a genomic window from Lysinibacillus sp. JNUCC-52.
GACCACATAACCCTGATATTTTTGATGGGTTTAAAGATAAATTCTGATCTTTTGCCATTTTAATAGATACTGGGTCAAAATCACCTAAAAATGTTGAACAGCATAGCATTCGACCACATGGACCGATACCACCTAATAATTTTGCTTCATCTCGAACACCTATTTGGCGTAGCTCGATACGCGTTCTAAAAACAGAGGCTAAATCTTTTACTAAATCCCTAAAATCGACCCGACCTTCTGCTGTAAAATAAAAAATTATTTTATTACGATCAAATGTATATTCAACATCAACAAGTTTCATCTCTAGTTTGTGTTCTATGATTTTGGCACTTGCTAGCTCAAATGCCCGCTTTGACTCAATTGCATTTTCTTCAACTTGAATCCGATCTCGTTCATCTGCTGGTCGTAGTACTTGCTTAAGTGGCAATACGACATCATTTTCCCCTACTACTTTTTGAGGGACAACTACTTTACCGTATTCTACACCACGAGCTGTTTCTACAATGACATATTGACTGTCTTCTAGTAGAAACGATGCTGGATCGAAATAATATATTTTACCCGCTTTTTTAAAGCGAATTCCTACTACATTATACAAATGTATATCCCTCCTGCAGATTAAGCATTAGCTGCTCCATCATTAACGTCCTATTCATGTTACGCTGTAAAGATGCGCGCGCCTGTAAAATGGCTTCCATTTGACTAGATAGGCGTTCGAAAGTCGAATGTAACGCAGCTTCTTTGAAAGGCTGTAACATGTCTGGATAAGTACAAGCTGCTTCGGGATTAGCTTTTATTGACACTATATCACGGTAAGCAAATAGTAGTAAATCCAATGCTTGCTCCATTTCGCTTTTTTCCTTAAATAGTGGCAACCATTCCTCATGCACAACAATCATAGCTTCATGTACATTTTGGCGAATTGCCTCTACTAATTTTAACACTGTTTTTCGAGCCTGTGCAAACTGCTCATCTTTTGCTAAAAAAATAGCTGTTTCGAGCTCGTTCGTCATCATGCTAACAGTAGAAGCCATAGAGTGGGAAATTTCATTTTCTTGCAAATGCTTTAACAACACTTGTCTTGGCATTTTTTGAAACTTAACATGCTGACAGCGCGAACGAATCGTTGGTAATATCGATTGCATCTGTTCTGTTAACAAAATAGCCGTAACTTCCCCTTCTGGTTCCTCTAAAAACTTCAAGATCATATTAGCGGATGCAATATTAAGGCGGTCTGCATGATGGAGTACGTAAATTTTCCGTCCTTGCTCTACACCCATCATCTTCATCTCTGCAATAAGATCCCGTATTTGATCAATTTTAATAAATTGACCTTCAGGATAAATTTGATGAATATTCGGATGATTTCCCGAATCGACCCGTCTGCAATTTCGACATGTTTCACATGGAACATTTTTAAGTGGTTGTTCACATAGCATTAATTTTACAAAAAAATGCATAATATCCACTTTGCCTGTCCCTTTTTCGCCATCAAAAATGTATGCATGGGCTAATCTATTTTTATCAAATATCGTTTGAAGCTGCTTCATTACGACTGGCTGTAGTGTGAAAAGCTCTTCAACATTCTTCGCCATTTTTTATTAAATTCCTTCCTATATCAATAAAGCCTTTTAGACTTGTACAAGTAAATGTATTTCAGTAGAGATACATTCCTAATTTTACTATTTAAAATCCTACTGAACCAATTTGAAAAAAGCCCGCGCCTACAAGTGAACAAGACACGGGTTTTACATATATAAATTAATTAATAGACCTTTTATCTCTCCAATTTTATCGAGAAGGTCAATCGCTTCTTTTTCTTCATCTAAAATATCTTGTGCTAGTTCCACAAGACGACTATCAATTGTTTCAATAATCTTTAATCGTCTTCCTTCACCAAAGCGATTCCATGTATGTGATTGCTTTAATTCCATTCCATGCTCTACAGTTTCCTGTAAAAATCGCTTGACGAGCATTTTAAAACGAGCAAGTTCTCGCAAATTACGGGATCTTGCAACACGGTCACCAGCAGTAGAAATATCCCCCAACAATCGTGTTAATTGTTCGGTTTGCAATTTTGAACCTTGCTTTACGACCATATCACCAAATCGGTTGTTTTGATTAGTATTTTGCAGAGGCTCTTTACGATTAGTATTTAACCCGACACGGATATCTTGATTGATCTTCAAGCTTCTTTCGCCCCCAATTGCTTTCTTCTCAAATTCATCTTCGTAAGTGAATTTGTACTGCCTTGATTATGTTAAATTTTTATTCAATAGCGTTAAAAATGGTGAAATTGTTCAATCGGTAAAACAAATACAGTAGCGCCTCCTACCTCTACCTCCACTGGATATGGTATATAGGAATCAGCATTTCCACCTAATGGTGACACAGGTGCAACTAACTGTTCACGCGCACGACAATTATCACGGATAATATCTAAAACTTTGGGTATGAGAGAGTCTTCTGTTCCAATTAAGAACGTCGTATTACCAGAGCGTAAAAAACCCCCTGTACTCGCTAATTTTGTTGCGCGAAACTGATTTTTCGTTAAAGCATTTGATAAGCGGCTACTATCCTGATCCTGTACCACAGCTACGACTAACTTCATTCGCACTCACCCCTTTTATATAATTGGCCTTGATAGAATTTATTCAAAAACAGCAACATCTACCATCGTTACTAACTTCATTTTATACAAAAGCACAAAATTAATTAGGCTTTCGAATGACTACCTCGAAGGAAAGATTGCGCTAAAAAAAGTTCACTTCTTTATTTTATCACGTTTTGCGTAACCAATGATAAATTGCATTCTTCTTAGCACCTATAAGGAAAGTTGTTCTTCTATTCGATGCAGTTCATCTGTCACCGTATGTTACCATTATATCACAATATGGTGGTTGACTTCATGTTTTTACTGTATTGCTTCATTCAATATTGCCCATACATCTTCAACTACACGCTCAATACTTTGGTCTGCATTGATGACATTTATACGTTCTGGATAACGTTTTACTAATTGTAAATATCCTTCACGCACCTTTTGGTGAAAAGCCAGACTTTCCACATCAAGGCGGTTTACTTCGCGGTCTCCATGTGCATGAATACGGGCTAAACCAACCTCTGGAGAAATATCAAATAAGATTGTTAAATCAGGTAGTTTTTTTCCTATCGCAAACTCATTAATGGATAGTACTTCATCTACACCAATGCCACGTGCATATCCTTGGTAAGCTAAAGATGAATCGATAAATCGATCACAAATCACCATTTTTCCAGCATCTAAAGCAGGTCGCACTTTTTCAAAATAATGCTGGCTTCTAGCTGCGGCATATAACAATGCTTCTGTTCGCTCATCCATTGCTGTATGCTCAGGATTTAAAATGATTGTACGAATTTTTTCAGCGATCTCAATGCCGCCAGGTTCTCTTGTTGCTAATACATCTATATTTTCTTGTGCTAACCGTTCAGCAATTTTCTTAATAACGGTTGTTTTACCAGCACCTTCTGGACCTTCAAATGTAATAAATAAATTGCGCTTCATGCTGTTATTGCCTCCAACTATTTAATGACCTCAATCATTTTTTCTTCTAATCGGTGTTTTCCTTGGAAGGTTGCACCTGTTGCAAGTAATTCCTCTAGTTGACTTAGTTTAGCCACTGTAATTTTTTCACCTGGCACAAGTAATGGTATGCCAGGGGGGTATGGAATAATCATACTTGCAGCCGTACGTCCCATTGTTCGCATATATGGTAGCCATTCTTTTTTCATATTCCCTATTTCATCGAACGAATACACTGGTTCAGTAATAGCGACAAAATTGTAAGCAGTTTGTGAAACAGCTTGTATATCTGTTTTTTCAGTGTTTAATAATGCTGTTACAGCTTCTTTAATGCGAACACGTATATCTGCAAACGGGTAACTATACCCTTGTTTTAAAAGTGGTAACACAAATAATACTTGATGTGCATCTGCAAGCTCTGCATAAACATGCTTAGCTTCTAATGCTTCTTGTAATTGAAAGCCACTATAACCGTTAACTCGAAGCAATACTTTTATAGGATCATCTACTTCAATAACTTCAAGTGAGCCAATCGCACGTAATGCTTCAACCCATTGATTTTTTTTCTCTATTATATATGCACCATCACTCTCCATATATGTCTGTATATAATAGCGTGCATCA
Proteins encoded in this region:
- the tmk gene encoding dTMP kinase; this translates as MKRNLFITFEGPEGAGKTTVIKKIAERLAQENIDVLATREPGGIEIAEKIRTIILNPEHTAMDERTEALLYAAARSQHYFEKVRPALDAGKMVICDRFIDSSLAYQGYARGIGVDEVLSINEFAIGKKLPDLTILFDISPEVGLARIHAHGDREVNRLDVESLAFHQKVREGYLQLVKRYPERINVINADQSIERVVEDVWAILNEAIQ
- a CDS encoding PSP1 domain-containing protein, encoding MYNVVGIRFKKAGKIYYFDPASFLLEDSQYVIVETARGVEYGKVVVPQKVVGENDVVLPLKQVLRPADERDRIQVEENAIESKRAFELASAKIIEHKLEMKLVDVEYTFDRNKIIFYFTAEGRVDFRDLVKDLASVFRTRIELRQIGVRDEAKLLGGIGPCGRMLCCSTFLGDFDPVSIKMAKDQNLSLNPSKISGLCGRLMCCLKYENDEYEEAKEGMPDVGEMTMTPDGRGRVVGLNVLERLIQVYLQEQERTAEYTLEELLACEKNLI
- the holB gene encoding DNA polymerase III subunit delta' produces the protein MAKNVEELFTLQPVVMKQLQTIFDKNRLAHAYIFDGEKGTGKVDIMHFFVKLMLCEQPLKNVPCETCRNCRRVDSGNHPNIHQIYPEGQFIKIDQIRDLIAEMKMMGVEQGRKIYVLHHADRLNIASANMILKFLEEPEGEVTAILLTEQMQSILPTIRSRCQHVKFQKMPRQVLLKHLQENEISHSMASTVSMMTNELETAIFLAKDEQFAQARKTVLKLVEAIRQNVHEAMIVVHEEWLPLFKEKSEMEQALDLLLFAYRDIVSIKANPEAACTYPDMLQPFKEAALHSTFERLSSQMEAILQARASLQRNMNRTLMMEQLMLNLQEGYTFV
- a CDS encoding cyclic-di-AMP receptor; protein product: MKLVVAVVQDQDSSRLSNALTKNQFRATKLASTGGFLRSGNTTFLIGTEDSLIPKVLDIIRDNCRAREQLVAPVSPLGGNADSYIPYPVEVEVGGATVFVLPIEQFHHF
- a CDS encoding YaaR family protein, encoding MKINQDIRVGLNTNRKEPLQNTNQNNRFGDMVVKQGSKLQTEQLTRLLGDISTAGDRVARSRNLRELARFKMLVKRFLQETVEHGMELKQSHTWNRFGEGRRLKIIETIDSRLVELAQDILDEEKEAIDLLDKIGEIKGLLINLYM